GTCGGCCGGTTCGCCCGCCGCCGCGGGCCGGGGCTGGAAGTGCCCCGGGACGGGCCCGCCCGCCTGAAGGGCCGCGAACCGGCCGCACAGCTCCTCGATCTCGGCGGGCGGGAACAACCCCCGCACCACCAGGAACCCGTTCTCCTCGAACGTCTCCCGGAACTCGGCCCTGGCCGACACCCGCTCCTCCGCCTTGCCCGTGACTGCCATCCGCGCGTCCCTTCTCACCGTGGTCCGATGTACTCCACGCTAGGTGCGAGCGCCCTTGGGGAGGATGCCTGTGCATGCTGACGACCTGCCTGTGACTGCTGACCCCGAGGACCCTTCGCCACCGCCCGGCCAGGTGATCGTGGGCCGCTTCGACCAGCGCCCGCCGTACGCCGTGCACCGGCCGCGCGGCGCGGACAGCTGGCTGTTCACCTGGACCACGGGCGGCGGGGGACTGCTGCGGCAGGGCGCCGCGCGGGCGACGGCCGGCCCCGGCGAACTGGTGGTCCTCGGCCCGGGGGTGCCGCAGCACTACACGGTCGGGCCCGGCGCCGGGCACTGGGCGTTCTGGTGGGCGCACTGCCAGACCCGGCCCTCCTGGACGTCCTGGCTGCGCCCGTACGACACCGGTGACGGTCTGTACGCCGTGCCGCCGGCCCCCGACGGCATCCGCGTACGCGTGGCCGCGGCCTTCCACCGGATGCTCGCCGACGCCCGCTGGACCGGCGAGGGCACCCCGCCGGCACCCGGTGCGACCGTCTCGGGCGACGAGGT
The sequence above is drawn from the Streptomyces griseiscabiei genome and encodes:
- a CDS encoding helix-turn-helix domain-containing protein, whose product is MPVHADDLPVTADPEDPSPPPGQVIVGRFDQRPPYAVHRPRGADSWLFTWTTGGGGLLRQGAARATAGPGELVVLGPGVPQHYTVGPGAGHWAFWWAHCQTRPSWTSWLRPYDTGDGLYAVPPAPDGIRVRVAAAFHRMLADARWTGEGTPPAPGATVSGDEVAVAHGTAARELALCSLEEVVLLTAARSEPRRSGVDPRIRRAGDLVAADPGAPHTVRSLAEHVALSPSRFAHLFTEQLGHSPMRALHQARLHHAARLLEATDLPVERVAAASGFTSPFHFSRVFRQRYGVPPGEYRRGLRDDG